A single window of Channa argus isolate prfri chromosome 10, Channa argus male v1.0, whole genome shotgun sequence DNA harbors:
- the zic6 gene encoding zic family member 6, producing the protein MTSLSRFSGCPLSCVNPGESNTEPSVVLPPLAGEHMGHPTGSSLKLCPSHNLRDYPETRSSAYVDHSVPNFSDSGYPSHRLEHSPRGIIIGANLSGAGMPPVTDQLASRAAQHGGIGRYRDFGGCRDNRSHAFFTSYQEQAHASTDASRDLGSQMMLGLPGDLLTRTHPYGQTISPKGNQQLVTQFLGLYKPLNMAIQRGGGDAFLRCSKQTVKHELVCKWSDGQEGAGKLPCSRSFGTMYELVTHVTVEHVGGPEHSEYVCHWENCARDRKPFKAKYKLVNHVRVHTGEKPFPCPFHGCEKVFARSENLKIHKRTHTGEKPFKCEFEGCNRRFANSSDRKKHSHVHSNDKPYMCKVRGCDKCYTHPSSLRKHMKLHCNKAHVAKSGDARPGDGGHMAEARSTRVPDGDQISPPHHPNSTQDVPMSPESRDESTLRSRFHHTFDSSLDYPTHRSQPLLDPLLLQRGSYRSQSSQYPCSQTGHTFAQSSRTFPSTSPFQKSIVNGWYTCHSGVDSFPPKQCNNIPSL; encoded by the exons atgacaagCCTTTCGAGGTTTAGTGGCTGCCCTCTCTCTTGCGTCAACCCCGGGGAGAGCAATACTGAGCCCAGCGTGGTGCTGCCACCTTTGGCAGGAGAGCACATGGGACACCCCACTGGCAGTTCCTTAAAACTCTGCCCCTCGCACAATTTGCGAGACTACCCCGAGACGAGGTCCAGTGCATATGTTGACCATTCGGTTCCCAATTTTTCAGACTCTGGATACCCCAGCCACCGGTTAGAGCACAGCCCTAGGGGCATTATCATTGGAGCCAATCTTTCTGGAGCCGGCATGCCACCCGTCACTGATCAACTGGCATCAAGAGCTGCCCAACATGGCGGGATTGGAAGGTATCGCGACTTTGGTGGCTGCAGAGACAACAGAAGCCATGCTTTTTTCACAAGTTATCAGGAGCAGGCCCACGCCTCCACCGACGCATCTCGAGATTTGGGCAGCCAGATGATGCTGGGTCTACCTGGCGACCTCCTCACCCGGACTCACCCTTATGGCCAAACTATCAGCCCCAAAGGAAACCAGCAACTGGTCACACAATTCCTGGGTCTGTACAAGCCCCTGAACATGGCAATTCAGCGTGGAGGAGGCGACGCTTTCCTCAGGTGCTCTAAACAAACAGTGAAGCATGAGCTGGTGTGCAAATGGAGTGACGGCCAAGAGGGGGCTGGGAAGCTGCCTTGCTCCAGATCCTTCGGGACCATGTATGAACTTGTCACCCATGTGACAGTGGAGCATGTCGGAGGACCTGAGCACTCTGAATATGTGTGTCACTGGGAGAATTGTGCCAGGGACAGGAAGCCTTTCAAAGCCAAATACAAGCTGGTGAACCACGTCAGGGTCCACACAGGGGAAAAGCCCTTTCCCTGCCCCTTTCACGGCTGTGAGAAAGTTTTTGCAAGATCAGAAAATCTAAAGATCCACAAAAGGACTCACACAG gtgaaaaaccttttaaatgtgAGTTCGAGGGCTGCAACCGGAGGTTTGCGAACAGCAGCGACCGAAAGAAGCATTCTCACGTGCACTCCAATGATAAGCCCTACATGTGCAAGGTCAGGGGCTGCGACAAGTGTTACACCCACCCGAGCTCCCTGCGAAAGCACATGAAGCTACACTGCAACAAGGCCCACGTCGCCAAAAGCGGCGACGCGCGTCCCGGTGACGGGGGTCACATGGCGGAGGCCAGGTCAACCAGAGTCCCGGACGGAGACCAGATCAGTCCGCCTCACCACCCCAACTCCACTCAAGATGTCCCCATGTCCCCAGAGAGTCGAGACGAGTCGACCCTGAGATCACGTTTCCATCACACGTTTGACAGCAGTTTGGACTACCCCACACACAGGTCACAGCCCCTCTTGGACCCTTTGTTGCTTCAAAGAGGCAGCTACAGGTCCCAGTCCTCCCAGTACCCCTGCAGCCAAACAGGTCACACTTTCGCCCAGAGCTCAAGGActtttccttccacttcacCCTTTCAGAAAAGTATTGTCAATGGATGGTACACATGCCACAGCGGCGTGGACTCTTTCCCACCAAAACAGTGTAATAACATCCCGTCTCTCTAA